The window ttatAAATTTTTGTAGTTGTGATTTCCAGTGCTGATGTAAAACTGCACTTCATCATAAGACAAATTgttattctaatattttgtcaattttttttatctaaaaaACACCTCATTAGTGGTATAAACTCAAACTGAGCATTCATTTATGATTAGCATTGAAAGTATCTCTCATCACACATGTATAGGAGACcataaaaatgcattgatCGATAATCTTGCGACGGAAATTCAGGTGTCCTCAATGCGGTGTCCTCTGAGTGTATATTATGAACCAATCTCAGATTTTATTCCTCCTAAAGGGAAACTGGATTCCAtgaaatgatccaaaacagaAGCTGCCATTAAGAAGAACATGCTTGAAGATCCGTAACTTACTGTGACGGAACTGTTGTTCATGTTTTCTGTTAAGATAAGCTTCAGTAGAAGGTTTCtgttttgtggaaacaaatcaGCTGGAGCATGCTTAGATTTTTTGCATTGCCATTTTCTTGCGAATGTCATTGCACTCCACTTTTCACGCACAATTATGTTGtttaaattaaacatttaatcCTACACTTGTGGTGCTTGTGATTTTTAAGAGAACATATGTTGTAATTGTAATTATAAGTCCCAGATATGAAAATAACGGGCCACGGACATAAAACTATTATATGTGCAGCAGATGTCAGGCTCGTCTTGtactttaaatatatttttgtcaagtcagaAATGGGttctttttcagtttcttAATGTCCtctgggaaaaagaaaaacaggtaAAGGTTTTTCTATGGTTGGCCACAATGTAATGACCATGGAACAATTTTGGTCCTAAATCGAGAATATCTTAAGTGGATTTTTAGAtttctcttttcatttattcCTTCACTATTTGTGGTTGGAAGTCATGTCTGACGGCGTTGGTAAGAGCCTCAGCATACTCAGGGTAACGCCCAGTCATCTACAGAaagaaattaataaaaattaatATCAGAGGATGACTTCCAGAAGTTTACAATAAACTTGTTACCTTGtgtcaatttaaaaacagaaacatcTTAAAAGAAGCTCTGTGATTATCCACAGATAGTTTACCTTGAAACTCCATTTGTCACTAATTTGACGGTTCAGATTGAGGTCCATTTCAACTACCAATAGTCCATCACGAGTTCGAGAAAGCCCCGGGGTGCGGCTTCCATCGGGGGCGGCCACATAACTCGATCCATAGAAGTGGCCAAAGTCATGGTGAGCTGCAGACACCACCAATGCTTTTAttgaggtttaaaaaaaaaaaaagctaaattcttttgaaatgacctcaGCATTGTATTTATGTTGTGAGTGATGAAGACCGAGTATGTTTTGGACTTCATTCTTAGGTTGAGAAAGAGTGAAATagtaaataaattgaaatggcAGTCAAATCCTACCTTTTTGTCCGTCACCAGATGTAAATTCACTTTTGAAATGCTCCTGCATGAATTATAAGGTGTATTATTGATCATGCCCTAACTACAAACAGTAATATGGAGCAAAtcacaacaaatacaaaagttAAAGAAAAGTTGACAGGTGACTTGACTTACTGTCCCAACTCGATTAATTGCACAGGTAAAACAGTGGTTTGCTATGGCTGCATTCCTGGCCTCAATAGGCCACATGGGTTCGCTAGAAAAAGAATAGAtagaaatatttattgatggcaaatgaagcttcaaaattGATTcaagagaattttttttttctagtctGGATGGCAATCTCTGCTCAACATTGAGCTGAAAGTACACTGCCTTGCCATTTCGTAAACCCTTATATTTAAACCAACAATGCCCGAAAGAGGGGTAAAAAATATAACTGGTTCATGGataaaatttgaagcttcattttcccatcactgaAAAAAAGCATACTAGAATAGCGGCACGCACCCTTCCATCCATTCACCCATTCGTAGTGTCTGTTGTGTAAAATCTTGTATTTatggctatacaaataaatccaAAAATCCTCTTCTTAAGTAGAGCTTTCCATCAGTGCTTACCTTAGGGCACCAACGGTAGCAGAAGGGTTAAAGATGATCTCCGCTCCATTCATACTGTACATGAACCAGTTGAGGGGATGATGGCGCCCGTAGCAGATATTAATGGCTATCTTCCCAAATTGTGTCTGGAACACTGTGTGGCCAGTGTCACCCTCCATATAATATGTCGACTGAGAGCAAAGGAAAAAGACCGTCTCAGGAAAAATGGACCatttgattgaaaagaaatggcATTCTGACCTCGTTAAAGTCTCCAATTCTCGGGATATGATTCTTCCTGCTCTTCCCCAGCACATTTCCAGAGTTGGATATCACCACCGCCGTGTTCCACAGAGTGTTGTGCATCTCGTCCCGCTCCAAAATTGGAGAAACAATGAccatgttgtattttttggcCAGCTAGCGAGAGAATCACAATATCATTCATTTTGCTCATGCATGGGCAACATCACTAAATAGCGCTTCCACTGGGTCTTTTCGTTCATAGAGCCTCTAACTGTTCACGTTTCAATTTCACTGATTGATGAATCAAATTAGgagtcccaatacttttggccCTATCTGTGTGCTCACCTTCTGGCAGAAACGTGTGGTATTTCCATTCTCGGCAGATTCTGCAAATTCCGTCCATGGTTCTTTCTCACGGGTGCAGAAAGCAAACGGCATGGCTGCAATCAGCAACATGCAGGTTAgtcagaaatgttttttccaaTTACAAAATCATATTCACACTTACTCCATGTTTCCTGAAAGCAGACAATGTTCACACCGCACTTGGCCGCTACTTCCACTATTTGCCCGATCCGGTTGTGCATAGCATTGACCTGTTGGCAAGGACCAGTTTAGTGTACATTCCGggaaatatgttttttccCATTTGCTCTGTGACCTGGTCCAGGATGGGCGCATCTGTGGGTTGAACAATGTGCTGTTGAATCAGTCCCACTCGAATCCTTCTGGGCAGCCTCAGCTGTTCTTCAGTTGCCTCAAAGCTATAGCCTTTCAGCTCAAAGTCACCTTGCCGTGCAGCCTCCAGGGCGTCTGACGGGAGCTCCAACATCCTgcatgttgatgacattcCTCATTGGAAACTCACTATGCAACTGTAACATAGTCATCTTTATGATAATAAGACAAATGCAACATTACAGTGATTCGGTTAAAAACCCGTGAACGTATTCTCATACTGATTCTAAAAGGTCATGTTTTCCCtgatatgttgcttaaaaTTGAATTTGGGTTCATTTTTGCATCATACAACAAGGATGTCCAACTACTATTAGAGAGACATCTAAAATATCACAACAACTTTGTGGTATTTAAAGATATCTTACGAATTGGCTTCCTTTATGGTGTACAGAGAGTAATTCTGAAAGACAACTTTATTTTGAGCCAATACTGAGTGGGATAGTTGGAAGTATTGCGAACGTTTAAGCTTCACTACGGACATTTCATGTTTGCCTTGTGCATAATAAACTGTTTAATCTAGCGGAAATGGGTGAAGGTCACACTGCAGCACAACAATCCAACTGAGCAAAGTCCACTTCGCTCATCTGAATAAATAGCTGACCACAAACAgaagaggaggggaaaaaacaagtaaaccaagaaaatgatgaaacttttttaacTCACTTGGTCTCCTTGCCAAATAAGATGCGTTTAACCTCTTTCAGCTCATCTTTTGGGATGTAAGTCTCCAAAGTGGTCTCCAACGATTCCAATTggcctgcagacatttttgcCGCTCTGGTTTTTCAGGATTCAGCATAGCGAAATGTCAGTTTCTGCTAGTTTATGTATCGTTGCCAGTACTGCGTCACATTGACTCTTCCCACTTCTGTTTGCTAAAGTTGCTTATTAACTGACTTGGAGAGTCTCTTAGTTCATATGCAATAACAATCATTGGAATATGTCAAAATTGGCCCTGCAAAGTTTCAACAAGTGAAAAAATTATTCAGATTTTGTTATCACTCCTGCATGTTATGCAATTCAAATGATTGATCTTGCGCTGGGTTTTGGAACAGAAATTACAGTTGAGATGATCCAGCCAGCACAAACAGACTATTTAAC is drawn from Syngnathus acus chromosome 9, fSynAcu1.2, whole genome shotgun sequence and contains these coding sequences:
- the upb1 gene encoding beta-ureidopropionase encodes the protein MSAGQLESLETTLETYIPKDELKEVKRILFGKETKMLELPSDALEAARQGDFELKGYSFEATEEQLRLPRRIRVGLIQQHIVQPTDAPILDQVNAMHNRIGQIVEVAAKCGVNIVCFQETWTMPFAFCTREKEPWTEFAESAENGNTTRFCQKLAKKYNMVIVSPILERDEMHNTLWNTAVVISNSGNVLGKSRKNHIPRIGDFNESTYYMEGDTGHTVFQTQFGKIAINICYGRHHPLNWFMYSMNGAEIIFNPSATVGALSEPMWPIEARNAAIANHCFTCAINRVGTEHFKSEFTSGDGQKAHHDFGHFYGSSYVAAPDGSRTPGLSRTRDGLLVVEMDLNLNRQISDKWSFKMTGRYPEYAEALTNAVRHDFQPQIVKE